From the genome of Thermoflexus hugenholtzii, one region includes:
- a CDS encoding carbohydrate ABC transporter permease, which translates to MSRWRKAEIGLPLALLMPAILFLGLFIALPSVQALLLAVQAPDGSWSGEPFRRMLADTRFMPALRNTLVLIALVIPLQLVLALIMALIAQSRRRGAGFFLYVYAIPLAISELAAGLVWLAVFTERGYLNVILRALGLIQRPIIFLSYEHPIGILLAVVIAEVWRATAIVMVTLVAGLQMILGEYWEAAEVFGANLVQKLRYVVLPLLRPSLQAALIIRTLFAFQTFAVVVALGGGILPVLASEAYAWYAGAHNPHVAAAYSLIILALSALVTGFYLYVLRVRPEEMGR; encoded by the coding sequence GTGAGTCGGTGGCGGAAAGCCGAGATCGGATTGCCGCTGGCGCTGTTGATGCCGGCCATCCTCTTCCTGGGGCTGTTCATCGCTCTCCCCAGCGTCCAGGCTCTGTTGCTGGCCGTCCAGGCCCCGGATGGCTCCTGGTCCGGGGAGCCCTTCCGCCGCATGCTGGCGGACACCCGCTTCATGCCCGCCCTGCGCAACACGCTGGTGCTGATCGCCCTGGTGATCCCCCTGCAGCTGGTTCTGGCCTTGATCATGGCCTTAATCGCGCAATCCCGGCGCCGCGGCGCCGGATTTTTCCTTTACGTGTATGCGATCCCGCTGGCCATCTCGGAGCTGGCTGCGGGGCTGGTCTGGCTGGCCGTCTTCACCGAGCGGGGATATCTCAACGTCATTCTGCGCGCTTTGGGATTGATCCAGCGTCCCATCATCTTTCTCTCGTATGAGCATCCGATCGGCATTCTCCTGGCGGTGGTGATCGCGGAGGTGTGGAGGGCCACGGCCATCGTGATGGTCACGCTGGTGGCGGGATTGCAGATGATCCTGGGCGAATACTGGGAGGCGGCTGAGGTCTTCGGCGCGAACCTGGTTCAGAAACTGCGTTACGTGGTCCTGCCCTTGCTGCGGCCCAGCCTGCAGGCGGCCTTGATCATCCGCACCCTTTTCGCCTTCCAGACCTTCGCCGTGGTGGTGGCCCTGGGTGGGGGGATCCTCCCGGTCCTGGCTTCAGAGGCCTATGCCTGGTATGCGGGGGCCCATAACCCCCATGTGGCCGCTGCGTATTCTCTGATCATCCTGGCCCTGTCCGCCTTGGTGACCGGCTTTTATCTCTACGTCCTGCGGGTGCGCCCGGAGGAGATGGGGCGATGA
- a CDS encoding ABC transporter substrate-binding protein → MRARRLWALFTVALTLSLACQPVAPPTPTPTAPPPPAMPSPTPSPPTPTPPPKPVLFLSTQLRPVEEAEKMRNVILKPFGAPVEFIPEDEGPFHDRIRAEIQAGKVTVDVVGALHGNFVTLLRDNALEDLTPLMERLKDRPMIPQFVELGKLGTDRQYCIPWMQATYILAINKKALDYLPAGADVNALTWDQLRQWGENIHKATGERRLGFPLGPKGLIHRFVQGYLYPSYTGAFVTTYKSPEAVEMWKSFKALWEHVNPQSTTYDFMQEPLLAEEVWIAWDHTARLVNAFKERPGDFIAAPAPAGPKGRGFMPVLACLGIVKGAPNREGAEALIEFLTRPETQLTILREVAFFPVLDVPMPADMPAHVRIEGEAVVKQSGAPDAIPALLPVGLGGKAGEFNKVNRDTLERIVLKGEDIEKVLREEAAKLQAILNETGAACWPPDPPSTGPCQVR, encoded by the coding sequence ATGCGCGCTCGAAGGCTCTGGGCTCTCTTCACGGTCGCCCTCACCCTGTCCCTCGCCTGTCAGCCGGTGGCACCTCCCACGCCGACTCCCACCGCTCCGCCTCCGCCGGCTATGCCCTCCCCCACGCCTTCTCCGCCCACACCCACCCCGCCGCCCAAACCGGTCCTCTTCCTCTCCACCCAGCTGCGGCCGGTGGAGGAGGCGGAGAAGATGCGCAACGTGATCCTCAAACCCTTCGGCGCCCCTGTGGAGTTCATCCCGGAGGACGAAGGTCCCTTCCACGATCGAATCCGCGCGGAGATCCAGGCGGGCAAGGTGACGGTGGATGTGGTGGGGGCGTTGCATGGCAACTTCGTCACGCTCCTCAGGGACAACGCCCTGGAGGATCTCACCCCACTGATGGAGCGCCTGAAGGATCGCCCGATGATCCCCCAGTTCGTGGAGCTGGGGAAGCTGGGCACGGATCGTCAATATTGCATCCCGTGGATGCAAGCCACTTATATCCTGGCGATCAACAAGAAGGCGCTGGACTACCTGCCCGCGGGCGCAGATGTCAACGCCCTGACCTGGGATCAGCTCCGGCAGTGGGGGGAGAACATCCATAAGGCGACAGGGGAGCGCCGTCTGGGGTTCCCCCTGGGTCCCAAGGGCCTGATCCATCGCTTCGTCCAGGGCTATCTGTATCCATCTTACACCGGCGCCTTCGTCACAACTTACAAGAGCCCGGAAGCGGTGGAGATGTGGAAGTCCTTCAAGGCTCTCTGGGAGCACGTCAACCCGCAATCCACCACCTATGATTTCATGCAGGAGCCGTTGCTGGCCGAGGAGGTGTGGATCGCCTGGGATCACACGGCCCGGCTGGTGAACGCCTTCAAGGAGCGGCCGGGTGACTTCATCGCGGCCCCCGCGCCCGCGGGCCCCAAGGGGCGGGGCTTCATGCCGGTGCTGGCCTGCCTCGGGATCGTGAAAGGCGCGCCGAACCGGGAAGGAGCGGAGGCGTTGATCGAGTTCCTCACGCGGCCGGAGACCCAGCTGACCATTCTCCGCGAGGTCGCCTTCTTCCCGGTCCTGGACGTCCCCATGCCGGCGGATATGCCCGCTCATGTCCGGATCGAAGGCGAGGCGGTCGTCAAGCAATCCGGGGCGCCGGATGCGATCCCGGCGCTGTTGCCGGTGGGCCTGGGCGGCAAGGCCGGCGAGTTCAACAAGGTCAACCGGGACACCCTGGAGCGCATTGTGTTAAAGGGTGAGGATATCGAAAAGGTGCTTCGGGAGGAGGCGGCCAAGCTGCAGGCGATCCTGAACGAGACCGGCGCCGCCTGCTGGCCGCCGGATCCGCCCAGCACCGGACCATGCCAGGTGCGGTGA
- a CDS encoding extracellular solute-binding protein: MGARRRLDPALGIPLHEQLKQLLRSEILEGRLRPGDRLPTEAELCARYGISRAPIRQALEDLAREGLILRQRGRGTFVAPRNGGASRPLVLRVVISHPRWRIPLDLAVARWNQLHPDQPMELAVEQVPFLQLRGALMEAVGNGEAPDLSILDSAWLAEFVALRYLRAVGEIDPAWETQALAALMPGPRSAWVFEGHLYGIPISMDVSVLWVRRDLLEAEGLRPPTTWEDLLRVGAHFRQPEVRRRYGLGPYPLAMVAGRTGGETTTYQTLPFLWSNGGELVSGGWVLLDQPATYETLAFLRALIWEHQLMPPEVTAFHREQAALWLAEGRVVMAVGGTYEADLIRQAAGWDEATFLERLGVVPIPAGPHGRPAGLMGGMAFGIYRQSRHPEQALALLRQAVEGEPLRVFARMTGRHPPWIHALSHLAGEREGFLARTQRWVEQGRPRPSIPAYARVSEEWQALVEDVLLGRRPLEAAVPRAAERIAALTGYMLPESHPFPD, from the coding sequence ATGGGGGCGCGTCGGCGGCTGGATCCCGCCCTGGGGATCCCGCTTCACGAGCAGCTGAAGCAGCTCCTGCGGTCGGAGATCTTGGAGGGTCGGCTCCGGCCAGGGGATCGTCTGCCCACGGAAGCGGAGCTTTGCGCCCGTTATGGGATCAGCCGGGCGCCGATCCGTCAGGCCCTGGAGGATCTGGCGCGGGAGGGCCTGATCCTCCGTCAGCGGGGGCGGGGCACCTTTGTTGCCCCTCGAAACGGGGGGGCGAGCCGTCCATTGGTGTTGCGGGTGGTGATCTCCCATCCCCGCTGGCGGATCCCCCTGGATCTCGCTGTCGCCCGCTGGAATCAGCTGCATCCAGACCAGCCGATGGAGCTGGCCGTGGAGCAGGTCCCTTTTCTGCAGTTGCGTGGGGCATTGATGGAGGCAGTGGGGAACGGCGAGGCTCCCGATCTTTCTATCCTGGATTCCGCGTGGCTGGCGGAGTTCGTAGCCCTTCGCTATCTACGAGCCGTTGGGGAGATCGATCCGGCTTGGGAGACCCAGGCGCTGGCCGCGCTGATGCCGGGCCCCCGCTCCGCGTGGGTCTTCGAAGGACACCTGTATGGGATCCCCATCAGCATGGATGTCAGCGTCCTGTGGGTGCGGCGGGATCTGCTGGAGGCGGAAGGGCTGCGCCCACCGACCACCTGGGAGGATCTGCTCCGGGTAGGGGCTCATTTTCGACAACCGGAGGTCCGCCGACGTTACGGCCTGGGCCCTTATCCGCTGGCGATGGTGGCCGGCCGGACGGGTGGCGAGACCACCACCTATCAAACCCTTCCCTTCCTCTGGTCGAATGGGGGCGAGCTGGTGAGTGGGGGTTGGGTCCTGCTGGATCAGCCGGCCACTTATGAGACGCTGGCCTTCCTGCGGGCGTTGATCTGGGAACACCAGCTGATGCCCCCGGAGGTGACCGCCTTCCATCGGGAGCAGGCGGCCCTCTGGCTGGCGGAGGGACGGGTGGTGATGGCGGTGGGGGGCACCTATGAGGCGGATTTGATCCGGCAGGCGGCCGGATGGGACGAAGCGACCTTCCTGGAGCGACTGGGAGTCGTCCCTATTCCGGCGGGACCGCACGGACGTCCGGCCGGCCTGATGGGGGGCATGGCTTTTGGGATCTATCGCCAATCTCGCCATCCGGAGCAGGCTCTGGCGTTGTTGCGGCAGGCCGTGGAGGGGGAGCCCTTGCGGGTGTTCGCCCGCATGACCGGGCGCCATCCTCCCTGGATCCATGCCCTCTCCCATCTGGCTGGGGAGCGAGAAGGGTTCCTGGCGCGGACGCAGCGTTGGGTGGAGCAGGGGCGGCCGCGCCCTTCCATACCGGCTTACGCCCGGGTTTCGGAGGAATGGCAGGCACTGGTGGAGGACGTGTTGCTTGGCCGTCGTCCGCTGGAAGCGGCGGTCCCGAGGGCGGCGGAGCGGATCGCTGCCCTCACGGGTTATATGTTGCCGGAAAGCCATCCGTTCCCAGATTGA
- a CDS encoding amylo-alpha-1,6-glucosidase encodes MIHQDLRPAAEEVLRRNDRGAFTAPSPRQYPHLWLWDAGFAALGWAALGDFERAYREIRAALRGQWRNGMLPHVVFYEWPSAYFPGADVWRSDLAAEAPAELPTSGITQPPVLAFVVEILTRHDPDRGRAAAFRREAFPALRAYHRWLHILRDPQGMGLSLLVHPWESGMDNSPLWDAALARVPVGDLPPYRRADARWVPEEQRPRSADYDRFLALILHLRSHCYGESGVRTSPFRVYDVLFNALRHRSEEALLAMATALGEPTGEIEGWLAQGRAAFQAYLWDPAREFFLDWDAVAEARIPVIAAGGFLALYAGLATPEQAREMVARYLTNPEAFAPDGGTRYRVPTVSKAEPGWEPRRYWRGPIWINLNALIAHGLRRYGFTDLAEQIRADTFALVARSGFWEYYDPRTGEGLGIEGFTWSAALILAWDLLEVPETR; translated from the coding sequence ATGATTCACCAGGACTTGCGACCGGCGGCAGAGGAAGTCTTGCGGCGCAACGATCGCGGGGCCTTCACCGCCCCTTCCCCCCGGCAGTATCCCCACCTCTGGCTGTGGGACGCGGGGTTCGCCGCCCTGGGCTGGGCGGCCTTAGGGGATTTCGAGCGGGCTTACCGGGAGATCCGCGCCGCCCTCCGGGGGCAGTGGCGCAACGGGATGCTCCCCCATGTGGTCTTCTACGAGTGGCCCAGTGCCTATTTTCCGGGCGCCGATGTCTGGCGCTCCGATCTGGCCGCAGAAGCGCCGGCGGAGCTCCCCACCTCCGGCATCACCCAGCCCCCGGTCCTGGCTTTCGTGGTCGAGATCCTGACCCGCCATGATCCGGATCGCGGGCGCGCGGCGGCCTTCCGCCGGGAAGCCTTCCCCGCGCTCCGCGCCTATCACCGGTGGCTCCACATCCTTCGGGACCCCCAGGGCATGGGCCTGAGCCTTCTCGTGCACCCCTGGGAGTCCGGGATGGACAACAGCCCCCTGTGGGACGCGGCCCTGGCCCGGGTGCCGGTGGGGGATCTGCCGCCCTATCGCCGGGCCGATGCCCGCTGGGTGCCCGAGGAGCAGCGGCCTCGCTCCGCCGACTACGACCGCTTCCTGGCCCTCATCCTCCACCTGCGATCGCATTGCTACGGGGAAAGCGGCGTCCGAACCTCCCCCTTCCGGGTCTATGACGTTCTGTTCAACGCCCTTCGCCATCGCTCGGAGGAAGCCCTCCTGGCCATGGCAACGGCGCTCGGGGAGCCGACCGGGGAGATCGAGGGGTGGCTGGCGCAAGGCCGCGCCGCCTTTCAGGCCTATCTATGGGATCCGGCGCGCGAATTCTTCCTGGACTGGGACGCGGTGGCCGAGGCTCGGATCCCGGTGATCGCGGCGGGCGGGTTCCTGGCCCTCTACGCGGGCCTGGCCACCCCGGAGCAGGCCCGTGAGATGGTGGCGCGCTATCTCACGAACCCGGAGGCCTTCGCCCCGGACGGCGGGACGCGCTATCGGGTGCCCACGGTGAGCAAGGCGGAGCCGGGTTGGGAGCCCCGACGCTACTGGCGAGGGCCGATCTGGATCAACCTCAACGCCCTGATCGCCCACGGCCTGCGGCGCTACGGGTTCACCGATCTGGCCGAGCAGATCCGCGCCGACACCTTCGCCCTCGTCGCTCGCTCAGGGTTCTGGGAATACTACGACCCCCGCACCGGGGAAGGGCTGGGGATCGAGGGATTCACCTGGTCCGCCGCCCTGATCCTCGCCTGGGACCTGCTGGAGGTCCCCGAAACAAGGTAG